A genomic stretch from Halichoerus grypus chromosome 7, mHalGry1.hap1.1, whole genome shotgun sequence includes:
- the DEDD gene encoding death effector domain-containing protein, whose amino-acid sequence MAGRKRRASQLWPEERGEQEHGLYSLHRMFDIVGAHLTHRDVRVLSFLFVDVIDDHERGLIRNGRDFLLALERQGRCDESNFRQVLQLLRIITRHDLLPYVTLKRRRAVCPDLVDKYLEETSIRYVTPRALSDPEPRPPQPPKTVPPHYPVVCCPTSGPQMCSKRPARGRATLGSQRKRRKSVTPDPKEKQTCDIRLRVRAEYCQHETALQGNVFSNKQDPLERQFERFNQANTILKSRDLGSIICDIKFSELTYLDAFWRDYINGSLLEALKGVFITDSLKQAVGHEAIKLLVNVDEEDYELGRQKLLRNLMLQALP is encoded by the exons ATGGCGGGCCGAAAGCGGCGGGCGAGCCAGCTGTGGCCGGAGGAGCGCGGTGAGCAGGAGCACGGGCTCTACAGCCTGCACCGCATGTTCGACATCGTGGGCGCCCACCTGACGCACAGAGACGTGCGcgtgctttctttcctctttgtcgACGTGATTGACGACCACGAGCGTGGCCTCATCCGGAACGGACGTGACTTCTTACTGGCGCTGGAGCGCCAGGGCCGCTGTGACGAGAGTAACTTCCGCCAGGTGCTGCAGCTGTTGCGCATCATCACTCGTCATGACCTGCTGCCCTACGTCACCCTCAAGAGGCGGCGGGCTG TGTGCCCTGATCTTGTAGACAAGTATCTGGAGGAGACGTCAATTCGCTATGTGACCCCCAGAGCCCTCAGCGATCCAGAACCGAGGCCTCCACAACCCCCCAAAACAG TGCCTCCCCACTATCCTGTGGTGTGCTGCCCCACTTCGGGCCCTCAGATGTGTAGCAAGCGGCCAGCTCGAGGGAGAGCCACACTTGGGAGCCAACGAAAACGCCGGAAGTCAGTAACACCAGACCCCAAGGAAAAGCAGACATGTG ACATCAGGCTGCGGGTGCGGGCTGAGTACTGCCAGCATGAGACCGCTCTGCAAGGCAACGTCTTCTCTAACAAGCAGGACCCACTTGAGCGCCAGTTTGAGCGCTTTAACCAGGCCAACACCATCCTCAAGTCTCGGGACCTGGGCTCCATCATCTGTGACATCAAGTTCTCTGAGCTCACCTACCTCGACGCATTCTGGCGCGACTACATCAATGGCTCGCTGCTAGAGGCGCTTAAAGGCGTCTTTATCACAGACTCCCTCAAGCAGGCTGTGGGCCACGAAGCCATCAAGCTGCTGGTGAACGTGGACGAGGAGGACTACGAGCTGGGCCGGCAGAAACTCCTGAGGAACTTGATGCTGCAGGCGCTGCCCTGA
- the NIT1 gene encoding deaminated glutathione amidase isoform X3, producing the protein MAISSSSWELPLVAVCQVTSTPDKQENFKTCAELVREAARLGACLAFLPEAFDFIARDPAETLRLSEPLGGNLLGEYTQLARECGLWLSLGGFHERGQDWEQTQKIYNCHVLLDNKGSVVATYRKTHLCDVEIPGQGPMHESNSTIPGPSLESPVSTPVGKIGLAICYDMRFPELSLALAQAGAEILTYPSAFGSVTGPAHWEVLLRARAIETQCYVVAAAQCGRHHEKRASYGHSMVVDPWGTVVARCPEGPGLCLARIDLRYMRQLRQHLPVFEHRRPDLYGSLGRPRS; encoded by the exons ATGGCtatctcctcttcttcctgggaaCTGCCGCTGGTGGCTGTGTGCCAGGTAACATCAACACCAGACAAGCAGGAGAACTTTAAAACATGCGCCGAGCTTGTTCGAGAGGCTGCCAGACTGGGTGCTTGCCTCGCTTTCCTGCCTGAGGCATTTGACTTCATTGCAAGGGACCCCGCAGAGACACTACGCCTGTCTGAGCCACTGGGTGGGAACCTTTTGGGAGAATATACCCAGCTTGCCAG GGAATGTGGACTCTGGCTGTCCTTGGGTGGTTTCCATGAGCGAGGCCAAGACTGGGAGCAGACTCAGAAAATCTACAATTGTCATGTGCTTCTGGACAACAAGG ggTCAGTAGTGGCCACTTACAGGAAGACCCATCTGTGTGATGTGGAGATTCCAGGACAGGGGCCTATGCATGAGAGCAACTCTACCATTCCTGGGCCCAGTCTTGAGTCTCCGGTCAGCACACCAGTAGGCAAG ATTGGTCTAGCTATCTGCTATGATATGCGGTTTCCTGAACTCTCTCTGGCATTGGCTCAGGCTGGAGCAGAAATACTTACCTACCCTTCAGCTTTTGGATCTGTTACAGGCCCAGCCCACTGGGAG GTGTTGCTGCGGGCCCGGGCCATTGAAACCCAGTGCTACGTAGTGGCTGCAGCACAGTGTGGGCGCCACCACGAGAAGAGAGCCAGCTATGGCCACAGCATGGTGGTGGATCCCTGGGGAACCGTGGTGGCCCGCTGTCCTGAAGGCCCAGGCCTCTGCCTCGCCCGAATCGACCTGCGTTATATGCGGCAGTTGCGCCAACACCTGCCCGTGTTCGAGCACCGCAGGCCTGACCTCTATGGCAGTCTGGGCCGCCCGCGGTCTTAA
- the NIT1 gene encoding deaminated glutathione amidase isoform X2: MLGFIVRPPHQLLSFLLCPGLQIPRLSILCAQPRPRAMAISSSSWELPLVAVCQVTSTPDKQENFKTCAELVREAARLGACLAFLPEAFDFIARDPAETLRLSEPLGGNLLGEYTQLARECGLWLSLGGFHERGQDWEQTQKIYNCHVLLDNKGSVVATYRKTHLCDVEIPGQGPMHESNSTIPGPSLESPVSTPVGKIGLAICYDMRFPELSLALAQAGAEILTYPSAFGSVTGPAHWEVLLRARAIETQCYVVAAAQCGRHHEKRASYGHSMVVDPWGTVVARCPEGPGLCLARIDLRYMRQLRQHLPVFEHRRPDLYGSLGRPRS; encoded by the exons AT GCTGGGCTTCATCGTCAGGCCTCCTCACCAGctcctgtcctttcttttgtgTCCTGGACTCCAGATACCTCGACTCTCAATACTTTGTGCACAGCCCAG GCCCAGAGCCATGGCtatctcctcttcttcctgggaaCTGCCGCTGGTGGCTGTGTGCCAGGTAACATCAACACCAGACAAGCAGGAGAACTTTAAAACATGCGCCGAGCTTGTTCGAGAGGCTGCCAGACTGGGTGCTTGCCTCGCTTTCCTGCCTGAGGCATTTGACTTCATTGCAAGGGACCCCGCAGAGACACTACGCCTGTCTGAGCCACTGGGTGGGAACCTTTTGGGAGAATATACCCAGCTTGCCAG GGAATGTGGACTCTGGCTGTCCTTGGGTGGTTTCCATGAGCGAGGCCAAGACTGGGAGCAGACTCAGAAAATCTACAATTGTCATGTGCTTCTGGACAACAAGG ggTCAGTAGTGGCCACTTACAGGAAGACCCATCTGTGTGATGTGGAGATTCCAGGACAGGGGCCTATGCATGAGAGCAACTCTACCATTCCTGGGCCCAGTCTTGAGTCTCCGGTCAGCACACCAGTAGGCAAG ATTGGTCTAGCTATCTGCTATGATATGCGGTTTCCTGAACTCTCTCTGGCATTGGCTCAGGCTGGAGCAGAAATACTTACCTACCCTTCAGCTTTTGGATCTGTTACAGGCCCAGCCCACTGGGAG GTGTTGCTGCGGGCCCGGGCCATTGAAACCCAGTGCTACGTAGTGGCTGCAGCACAGTGTGGGCGCCACCACGAGAAGAGAGCCAGCTATGGCCACAGCATGGTGGTGGATCCCTGGGGAACCGTGGTGGCCCGCTGTCCTGAAGGCCCAGGCCTCTGCCTCGCCCGAATCGACCTGCGTTATATGCGGCAGTTGCGCCAACACCTGCCCGTGTTCGAGCACCGCAGGCCTGACCTCTATGGCAGTCTGGGCCGCCCGCGGTCTTAA
- the NIT1 gene encoding deaminated glutathione amidase isoform X1 — MVLAISSCRTYYLSRPPRLGFIVRPPHQLLSFLLCPGLQIPRLSILCAQPRPRAMAISSSSWELPLVAVCQVTSTPDKQENFKTCAELVREAARLGACLAFLPEAFDFIARDPAETLRLSEPLGGNLLGEYTQLARECGLWLSLGGFHERGQDWEQTQKIYNCHVLLDNKGSVVATYRKTHLCDVEIPGQGPMHESNSTIPGPSLESPVSTPVGKIGLAICYDMRFPELSLALAQAGAEILTYPSAFGSVTGPAHWEVLLRARAIETQCYVVAAAQCGRHHEKRASYGHSMVVDPWGTVVARCPEGPGLCLARIDLRYMRQLRQHLPVFEHRRPDLYGSLGRPRS, encoded by the exons ATGGTTTTGGCTATATCTTCATGTAGGACCTACTACCTATCCCGCCCGCCGCG GCTGGGCTTCATCGTCAGGCCTCCTCACCAGctcctgtcctttcttttgtgTCCTGGACTCCAGATACCTCGACTCTCAATACTTTGTGCACAGCCCAG GCCCAGAGCCATGGCtatctcctcttcttcctgggaaCTGCCGCTGGTGGCTGTGTGCCAGGTAACATCAACACCAGACAAGCAGGAGAACTTTAAAACATGCGCCGAGCTTGTTCGAGAGGCTGCCAGACTGGGTGCTTGCCTCGCTTTCCTGCCTGAGGCATTTGACTTCATTGCAAGGGACCCCGCAGAGACACTACGCCTGTCTGAGCCACTGGGTGGGAACCTTTTGGGAGAATATACCCAGCTTGCCAG GGAATGTGGACTCTGGCTGTCCTTGGGTGGTTTCCATGAGCGAGGCCAAGACTGGGAGCAGACTCAGAAAATCTACAATTGTCATGTGCTTCTGGACAACAAGG ggTCAGTAGTGGCCACTTACAGGAAGACCCATCTGTGTGATGTGGAGATTCCAGGACAGGGGCCTATGCATGAGAGCAACTCTACCATTCCTGGGCCCAGTCTTGAGTCTCCGGTCAGCACACCAGTAGGCAAG ATTGGTCTAGCTATCTGCTATGATATGCGGTTTCCTGAACTCTCTCTGGCATTGGCTCAGGCTGGAGCAGAAATACTTACCTACCCTTCAGCTTTTGGATCTGTTACAGGCCCAGCCCACTGGGAG GTGTTGCTGCGGGCCCGGGCCATTGAAACCCAGTGCTACGTAGTGGCTGCAGCACAGTGTGGGCGCCACCACGAGAAGAGAGCCAGCTATGGCCACAGCATGGTGGTGGATCCCTGGGGAACCGTGGTGGCCCGCTGTCCTGAAGGCCCAGGCCTCTGCCTCGCCCGAATCGACCTGCGTTATATGCGGCAGTTGCGCCAACACCTGCCCGTGTTCGAGCACCGCAGGCCTGACCTCTATGGCAGTCTGGGCCGCCCGCGGTCTTAA
- the PFDN2 gene encoding prefoldin subunit 2, with protein sequence MAESSGRAGKSGGSGAGKGAVSAEQVIAGFNRLRQEQRGLASKAAELEMELNEHSLVIDTLKEVDEARKCYRMVGGVLVERTVKEVLPALENNKEQIQKIIETLTQQLQAKGRELNEFREKHNIRLMGEDEKPAAKENSEGAGAKSSSAGVLVS encoded by the exons ATGGCGGAGAGCAGCGGTCGTGCCGGCAAGAGCGGCGGCAGCGGCGCGGGGAAAGGGGCGGTGTCGGCAGAGCAG GTGATTGCTGGCTTCAACCGCCTTCGGCAGGAACAGCGGGGTCTGGCGTCCAAAGCAGCTGAGCTGGAGATGGAGCTGAACGAGCACAG CCTCGTGATTGACACGCTGAAGGAGGTGGATGAGGCCCGCAAGTGCTACCGCATGGTTGGAGGTGTGCTGGTGGAGCGGACGGTCAAAGAGGTGCTGCCTGCCCTGGAGAACAACAAGGAGCAG ATACAGAAGATCATTGAGACACTCACACAGCAGCTTCAGGCAAAGggaagagaattaaatgaattccGGGAAAAGCACAACATTCGTCTCATGGGGGAAGATGAGAAACCAGCAGCCAAGGAGAACTCAGAAGGGGCTGGGGCTAAGTCCAGCTCAGCCGGAGTGTTGGTCTCCTAG